The genomic DNA ttcaaatgcagcCATCGTTattccaaaaatataataaagaagatAACATAAATTATATAACTGACTCACTATCTATACCTTAGTGATCATTAgtggttgttctttttttttttttttttttttttgcggtacgcgggcctctcactgctgtggcctctcccgctgcggagcacaggctccggacgcgcaggctcagcggccatggctcacgggcccagccgctccgcggcatgtgggatcttcccggaccggggcacgaacccgcgtcccctgcatcggcaggtggactctcaaccactgcgccaccagggaagccccgcgtgttcatttttttatgggTTTTCCTTTCACATCTTTTGGATTTCCTTGATTTGCACCACTGCTGTTTCCTGCAGCTTAATTTGTTTAAGCTGTCCCACAGGCACTGTGGGGTTACAGATGGCAAATACCCTGGTGGGTCTTAAACAGGGGAAGGGGTGGAGCGGTTTAGGGTGGGTGACATACACAGATCTCTCTTCTGAGCTTCACACCACATGGACATCCATTGTTACCACCTCCACCAGAGTCAGCTCCGCCCAGAGCCTTAGACAGGATCAGTTATTCACTGGCGGTCACACACCTAACACAGTGGATGTTTGCCCTCCTTTAGGTCACCAGCATTTGCACCGCCTTTGGATGTTCAGAGAATTGCTCCCCATATGAACGTGTGGGAAACAGACTTACTCAGAAGCAGAGAGGTGGTTAGGAGCTCAGGTTCCAGCTTGAGCCTGCCCAGATAGGAAGGCCAGCCCTGCCACTTCcaggctgtgtgactctgggcaactTGCttcacatctctgtgcctcagtttcctcaaccatGCGATGGACGAGATAATAGCACTTCTGGGGCTGTGTAGATTGAATGATTAATCTAGTGCTTGGCCAATGTCAGCTGTAACCATTCCCCCACCATGAAACCAGATGTCCTGGACGCTCACTTTTCCAGCTCCCTGGCTGTGGGGTATGGACATGTGGTCCTGCCTGGGCCAACCAGAGGCCCCTAtgcaggacattttttttttttatggagcaAGTGACCCAGGGAAGCTTGGTAGCAGCAATGACCAGACGTCCAGCGTGCAGGGCAGCATGGCTGTGCCCCGACTTATCAGGGACAGAAGCAGCACCTTCCAGAGGCGGTTCCCCTGCCTGACCACAGATGAGGTCCTGCCGAGTAGCTCCTTGCTTCTGCCTACTATTCAGCCTGGGCTCCCTGCTTGCCCACCCAACACTGGGTGCAGCCCTGGCTCCTCTCAAGATATCCTTTTCCACTTCAACCAGCCACACACTTTGCTTTCTTACAATGAACTGCATCGTCCATCCCCCCTGCCTTGTCCTGAGGTCCTGGCTCGGTACCTAAATCCCCACCACAGCCTCCTGCCCCATTTCTGTGTTCCGGCCTGTAGCCAGGGCCACTGCTCTGCCATGCAACCTTCTCCCATGTCCCCCTGCTTGAGGACCCCTCAAGGCACCCACTGATGTGCTGTGAGAGGGGCTGGACCAGGCCGTCCACCCCCTTTCCCAGGGTATCCCCAGGCACAGACAGGCTGGACCTTCACCATCAGGATCGTTGCTGGAGACTTGACCCAGCTCTCAGGCACCATGCTGGAGCACCAGAGGGTAGGACTGGAGACTTGACCCAGCTCTTCTCCCATCTCACTCACCCTCCTGCTTCCTGTGTGCCTCCATCTGCCAAACAGCCCAACACGAAGCAGACGGCCCCATTTGTGTGTCAGTGAGGGTCATGGCCACCCACACAGCTTTAATGCAATGAAAGGATACAACTTCGAAAGAAAAAGGATACAGCCCGAATCACAGCTGTGGGCAAAGAAACCTGCCTCCAAGGTCCCCAGTGGAGAGCGCTCAACTCACACTTCCTAGTTTCTATAGGATTAGCTGCCTAAGGACCTCCTTGCTACCTCGCAGATCAGGGTGGCTGGCAGTGAAAATAGCCTCCTAATCCAAGCAGCTTAGAATAGCAAGGGTATCAGAGGCTACTGGCTTCCTGTCTCCTGCTCCAGGAAAACATAAGGTGACCGGGGAAGAAAAAGTTACATTTAAAGAACAAGAACGGCTGCCCTCCTTCCAGAAGGCACTGTCTCCCCAACGCCCATTCAAAATcgctttcctgggcttccctggtggcgcagtggttgagagtctgcctgccgatgcaggggacacgggttcgtgccccggtccgggaagatcccacatgccgtggagcagctggacccgtgagccatggccgctgagcctgcgcgtccggagcctgtgctccgcaacgggagaggccacaacagtgagaggcccgcgtaccgcaaaaaaaacaaaaacaaaaacaaaatcgcTTTCCAAAAATTCTTTTCTAGGACGCGGCACAAATCAAAACACATTGgagaataatttgtttttaaaataaaagttttattctaTGGATTTCATATCTTACTATATGATATTTAGACCTCACACATGACTTCTactacaaagaataaaaacaaaattatacatatagGCAGGGCATGTAAAACCCCTTCTCTGAAGAGAAGTGGCCTGCAGGGAAGGCATGCTGCCACCAGGGGGCGGCAGCACCTCCCAAGGAAAGAAAGGCTGGGAGGTTTACCGTAGGACAACGCCTGCTGACTTTCACCCCTCTATAGGGTCTCTCCCTGTGCCTAGAGGAACAGGGCAGTACTGTGAGGTTAGCAGGGCCAGGCCCACCACCCAGTTGGTTCAAAGGCTGGGAGCATAACAGAGTTAGGGGTCTCCAGCTGGTggttcctgcccctccccacgccACCACCACTAACGTGCTTCCTTAAGTCCATGCCATTTTGGCCATCAGTTTTTTAGAGAGACAATTCCACATACGGTCCTGATTTCTGGCCTCTCTTGAGAGCTGCACTTGGCCTGGCACTAAGGAGCCTTCACCTAGGACACATGAGCTCCAGGTGTCAGGTTGACTctcacctccccttccctctgctctccccaAGCCCAGTGGGCTACACACACTTTCATTAACATAATTATATAGTCTTTTGAGTAGAATCTGCGGTCTAAGATTCAGAAATTGGCCAGAAGTAGATATGGACCTAGGACCCTGGCCTTGTTAAGGTTTTACTTCTCTTCCagataaaagcagaaagaaaagcaaatctcGGTAAAAATTGAGAACTAAAATGGATCTGAATTCAGAATGTCTCATTTTAGCCTCATGAGCACATTTGGGGGACTTTTAGAAATCTTAATGGAATGGCTGCTGTTTTGGTAGGTcatatattgagatataatttgctaTTTTTCCAGCCACTATAGGTATTTTCTCTTCCGTTGTCCAAAAAGCAAGCCAAGAGTTTCTGTTTATTGGCTCAGTGGCTCCTGTGTTACCTGCCTAATGATGGTATTGCCAGAAAACCAGCAGGGCTGAGATCCTGGGAGAAGATCCAGAGCACGTTGGAGGATAGAGGCGAAGACACCAACACGGCATGGGGATGCTGCTTGATGCTAAGAGAGGGTATTCTTAGGTGGGAGGTGCTGGGGAATGTCCTGTAAACTGGAGAGACAGGGGAgggattttaaaaagacagactgCCTGTCCTACCAGAATAGGATTACGGTAGAGAACAGATTAAATTAGATATAGAGAATCTAAGGAATGTGATGATTCTTACCCCAGAATTGTCGAGTAAAATTCATACCTGCTGATGTGATGTTCTGTGGCAACATCATCTGCCAACTCTTAACTGGGATGGAAGGTGGCAGAGTGAGCATGGGCAAAGTCGTGATTAAAAGTGACTGATCTCAAGTCGATATAGGAGAGTAGGAGAGAAAAGGGACGAGACAGGCTTCAACTGCCATGGGGACTTTGGGAACGCGGCCTGGTGACAAGTAGGAACTGCCACATTAATAAACTGGAAGTCATCACCTCCATAAGTCATCTTGGCGGCTGTCAATTTGAATGGCTACAAAGCAACTTGCATCTACATCAATTTTTGCCAAAATGAACTCCATCTTAAAAAGTTGACTTGGGAGATGTTTTCCTGTGCTTcttcataaaattaattaattttttttcaaaatgtctctCTTGCTTATGAATGACGTGCTCACTATCAGTAATCATTCTGTTTGCGGCCATAGCCGAGGTTCCCAGAGAAGTGTGGGTGGGCCAGGGAAGACACACCAGTGTAGACATCTCAGGGGTCCTAGCCTTGACCTCACCACCTCTTGCCTTGCATCACTTTGCACGTCAGCTCATCATGGACCTCAATGCTCACTGCTATAAAGTCAGGGGATGGACTAGAAATGTAGAATCCCTTTCGAttctaaatttctattgttttagtaTAGTGCACTCATGCCTGTCAAACTGATTCCTAAGAAATTATAGAGCAATCCGACAAGTCAGAGGAGAACAGCTGTGCATCCATTTTAACAGATGTCGAAACCCTTGTGCGAAGCTGGTGTGTCAGGAATGAGGCCAGAACCAGGCATCTCGTTCATTCCTCCCACAAAGGTCTGTCGAATGCCTGCTATCTGCCTACATTGCTCTagctgctggggatacagcagcgaacaaaacagcaaaaatcccttatggaacttacattctagtgatgggaaatacaagaaacaagacaaatcagTAAAAAGAGTAAGCAAAACGGTGAAAAGTGCTCAAGAGAAGGGCAATAGAAAatgttggggaggggaggaagggtgcAAGTTGAAATTGTAGACAGGGAGTCAATGCCTGTCTTAAGTCCCAGTTTTTTCATCGTCCACAATGCCACACAATCTGGCTGAGCAGACGCATGGCAGGCTGGGAAGGATGTGAGCACAAGTGGGGCAGTCCTGGGGTCTTATTCTTGTACTGCTTCTCCAGAACCCATGGTCTTAGGAAAGTCAGCTGACCTCTTGGAGTTCAGTTTCTTCCGTAGTAAAATGGGAATTAAGTATCTACCTCCtgcgggacttctctggtggcgcagtggttgggagtctgcctgccgatgcaggggacacgggttcgagccctggtctgggaagatcccacctgctgcggagcaactaagcccgtgtgccacaactactgagcctgtgctctagagcccacgtgatgcaactactgagccccgtgccacaactactgaagcccgtgtgcctagagcctgtgctccacaacaagagaagccactgcaatgagaagcccgtgcactgcaacaaagagtagcccccgctcgccgcaactagagaaagcccgcacgcaatgaagacccaacacagccaaaatttaaaaatcaatcaattaattaattaattaattttaaaaagtatttacctCCTGGGCATATCATGTAGATTAAATGACATAACGTACATCATTGCATGGTGTGGAGTCTCAGATTCCAACCCCATGAGGTGCCCTCTCCTGTCCCACATGGGACGGCAGCCCTTCTAATTAATCTTCTTCCCCACATGGGACGGCAGGAGAGGGAGGCTCCCCAAAGCTTCAGCCCCCTTCTTGGCACAGCCTCCCGGTGGGCAAATTGTAGCCCCACGCGGCTCCCAAAGGGGCCCGGCCTGCAGGACTCCTGACCTCCTTCAAGGAGGGTGGGGCCTCCAAGCCTCACTATAGAAATGGGGGTGCTTCTTTGTTGCCTCTGTGGAGCACTGCTGCTTCCTTCCAGATGCAGAGGAAACAGCTCAGAGGGTCCatctcctctcctccagcccaCTTTTCCTGCTGCAGCCAGAGGCCCCCTGGAAGGGTTTCTTGGAGCCGGCCCTCCAGGGCCCTGGTCTGAACTCCTTTCCTTCGATGCCTTCCTATGTCTCCATCTCAGAGGCCCACCTCCCCACTAAGTCTGCCCCACCTGGGCCTTGGAGCACCCTCAGACACTACAGCTCAGGACCACCTTCTCCCCAGCACTGCCCTCCCTGTCTGAATCATCAGCTCTTGCTGGACTCTGAGGCTCAGCTCACATCCCCAACCCTCAGGAGGCCTCCAGGGGTACCCTCCTCCCCTACCCACAGGTCTGACTTGGGCATGCCCCCCGACATGCCCAGCACCCCGGCACAGGCCTCTGTTCTGCATCTGTCGCACTGCACCCTAATCATCTCACACCCTGAACAAGGACTATGTTCGGCTCACACAGTGGATCGAACTCACTGTGCCcccagcagggcctggcacacaatCTGGCACAGCACAGGTGCCCAGGGAGgccaagaaatgaatgaatatacctCTGGCTGTGGAGaatgggtgggaggtggggggagtgggagagagagggacaggTGTGGGCTGGGCCAGGGGGGACATAGAGCTGCCTCGGGCAAGGTGAGAGCCTGCCGTGGAGATGGAGAGGGGATGCGGAGTCTGCGGGTGTTTGGATGGCTGGCTCGCTGCTGGCTGAGACCCCCACCAGCTCCTTCCCACCCACAAGCCTGAGCTCTGTGACTGAGGCCCCAGAGGAGGGGTTGGAAACTGCAGGTCAAATGAACAAATCTTGAAAGTGAGGTGGAAACCACTCAAAAGAACTGCAGTGACTTGAAAGAAATTCCAACAGAGGGCTTTCACACAGACTGGCTTGTGTTACAGCAGAGTGTATGACCTGAGGTTTGCATTGTTAGGAATAAGGACAAATGTGGATAAACAGCATAGGTACTGAAACTCAACATGCATCAGATAATAAACGGTACCCAGAACTCTGCCAGTCTTCACAATGTCTCAAGCCGTAAGGTTTTGAGTATGCTCACTTCCTGAGAGttaaggggtgtgtgtgcgtgtatgtgtgcatgtatgcgtTGTTTCATTTTCCCATTTTCACGTATTCAGAATGTGAAGAACCAGGGACCAGGTGTTGGTTGAATTATTGGTCCCAATTCCACCGGCCCCTGTAGGATTATACACTCACTCATGACTTCCCCGTTGGCCATATGCACACCTCACCCCTTAACTTTGGGCTTGGCCATCTACTTGTATTGGCCGAGGGGACATTAGTGGAAGCAAGCCAAGCAGAGGCTTGAGCTGTGCTTGGGTATTTGGACTTGTCCTGCTGTGCTCTTGGCGTAACCATGAGAGAAGCGTGACTGGGCAGCCCAACAGTCCTGAGAGAGAAAGCAACCTTGGAGCCAAGCCCAGCTCAACCCCAGCCAACCCACAGGCCCATGACTGAGAATCAGGGGCTCTGCATTGTTTGCCACTGAAACTTTGTCACTTAACAATAGTTGACTAGTCTGGATCACGCTAATAGTACTGTTTACTCTGTGATGACACTGCCGGGTACATGCTGACCATTTCCCACACGTCTTCCCATACAATCCTGACAACATCCCTCAGACACAGGTGTCACCATCTCCATTTTTGCAGAGAAGTACGCCGGGACTCAGATAGCTAGAGCAGTTTGCCCAGGCTCAGGGCCAGTATGTGAAAGGGCCAAGATCCCAATCCAGGTCTGTCTGCCACCAAAGCCCGTGCTGGGTGCCAGACTTGCTTCCACATGGAGCAAGAGTTATGGTGACGGGAGCAGAGCCCTCACTCTTGAAAACGTCAGAAACACTTGCTGCCTGTTCGTCACCATACCCTGCCATTAGCAAAGCGCATCATTTCACGACATTACTTCCTTTAAAGCACTTCCCGGGGGCGCGTTGACTTTTTCCAATTATGACTGAGCTGTTCATCCTCAAACGCCCAAGGAGACGGCCCTGCGGACAACTGTGACCAGTCTTTTCGGAGGAAGGCCCCGTGAGCCATCTCAGCCTCACGACCACGTGCTGGACGCCCTTGTTCCAAACCACCTGTTAACTGTGAGAAGTCATGTGCCGGGAGAGATGGTGGCGCTCGCGGAAGTACTCGTGGCAAACGGGGCACGTGAGGGCCTCTTCTCTCAGCCTCTTAGAATGCAGGTCGGGCCCCACGTGCTCCTTTTTGTGGTGGGACCGCATGTGGAAGACCAGGTCGGAGGTCAGGCGGAAGGAGAGGTTGCACTTGGCGCACCAGTTCTGGGTGGACAGGCCCAGGGAGGCGAGCGTGGGGGGCAGCAGGGCCCAAGAGGCGGTGGAGGAGCACGACAGAGGTGTGGGCATCTGGGCCGTGGCATGCTTGAGCCACAGCATGGGGTCACCCAGGAAAGTGCCACAGAGACGAGCATTTGGTGGCACCATTTGCAGGTTCCAGAAATCACCCACCAGAAGCTTGGAGTTGGAAAGTCGATCCCAGCAACGGACATCTACTGTGTTGATGAGTCCCAGCAGCTCCCCCAGGGTGTCTACGGGTCCGCCTGCCTGGAAGACGGAGGCTGGCCCCGGTCTCCCTGCTGGACTCCTGGTTGGCTTGCTGAAGGCACTTCTCTGCTCCCCGTGGGCCCCACTGGGCCCCACTGAGAAGCAGGTGATGCTAGCTGGGTCTCTGGGGTTGTCCAGGGTCAGCTTCTGGGGGCCCGGCTGGCCTGCAGGGCCACTGTGCACCCTCTCCTGGGCCTGCCTGCCCCCAAGCCTCTTCTTGAGCCGAGGCACCTCCATGAAGGCGCTCTGCCCCTGTTCCCAGCAAGCCTTCCGGGGCCTCAGCTTTCCCAGCCTGAGCTCGCCCGGGGCTGCTGACAGCGCCATCTCGGCACAGGCCTCATCCCGGCCACCGCTGCCCGGGACAGCCTCAGAGCCCAGGCAGTTTGTTTTCTCCAGCAGCACTGGCTTGAGGCCCCAGCCCTGCTCGGGTTCACTAAGCCGCCATCTCTTTTCAGCTGAAGGGCTCCGCAGAGCTCCCTTCCCGGCAGCCATGGGGACCGCAGGGCCTGGGCCAGCTGAGCAAGGTGGATGCTCCAACAGTTGTCAGTCTCTGAGGCTTCTGGGCCCGGGGAGGGGCCGTGGGATtgaagggctcccctggtgcTTGGGTCGGCACACTCGGACCACAGGGCtctgcagagagaggaagcaaaagGCAGTGAGACATGTGCTCTCCACTCAGGGACGTACAGGAGCACGCAGGTTGTAGGAACTTATAGAAAGCCTTCTCTCACCTGGGATCTTGGTGTCTCAGGGCAAGTGCTGATAGGAGCATGAACTCGGGGCAGACAAGTGTCCCTGTGAGTCCAGGCTCGGCCAGTCCTCAGCTGTGTGATATTAGACAAGCAGCCCTTCTAATTAATCTTCTTGGCTAACTTGGCAAGGGACAGTTTTTGTCCTTTGCATCCGAAGAACCCTGACTACTACAGATGCAGCAACTCACCCTGACTCAGAGCACAATGCTTTCACCTCCAGGACTCCATCGGGAGTGGGGGGAAGGACCACAGCGCACAATGCTGCCACCCAGAGGCCAGGCTCAGTACTGCCCCCCATCCGTCAACCTCCAGGCAGCAGCTGCTATCTTTTAACAGCGGCACAAGGCTTCTACCAGTCAGTCTGACTTGGTTGACAACTCTAATATGTTTGCACCCTGACTTAAAGCAGTTTTTGTTCCTTGCTGTTCAGTATGCTAATTTTTCTCCCAAATCATCAGAAATGCCCAGACACTACAAGCACTTGGACACGGGAGCTGCTGCATCACAGGTGACCAGAGGGTAAAGGCTGGACAGTAACATCCGGACATGGCGGGTTGGGTCTGGAGCTGTTCCTGTTCCCTGCTCCCACATCTGGGGGCAGCCATCTCTCCACCAGGCCCTGCCCCTGCACCAAGTGTGGGTCTCCCTCTCCACTCTCTTGAAGTGACCACAATTGTTCTTCACACATTCATACACTTGCTTCTCCTCTGCTCACCAAACAACTGTCAAATATGCCAGTTGTGCCAACCTGCTGGGCATCACTTTGCCCTCGAGGTGCTCATGGCTGCAGGGGAGACACACAATGGCCATAAGTAAGGGTGGCatccaggagggaagggagccGTCAGCCCTTCTGGGAAGACATTCATCCCTGCCCTTCCCTGATCTGCTCCACCAGCAAGTTCCTAAGGCTTGCAAACCCATCTTCAAGCGCCCCCTCAGCTTGTGAGAGGTTTGCTGGACCACGCTCAGCTGAGTGTTCCGAGTTGTCATCGTTAACAAATATGTCTCCTGAGCCCAGGAGGACCGTGAGGAGGGGACAGCTCTGCTCCTTCCTCACAGGAACATCACTTGAGTTCATCTTAGCTCCTTCCTCttgccctgcctcctgccccacctGTAAAAGGAAGCACAGGTGCCTGCCCTCCTTCTCACTATCTTGGCAACAGGAGTCTGTGACACGTTTTGCATATGTCACCTCCTTCCCTCTTCAGCACACCTGAAGGGTCATCACCCTCTTTCACAGATGAAGAGGACCCAAGTCCTGCAATACTAAGCATCCTGCCCTATGCCGCCTGCAAGGATGAGGCGCAGCTGGGATTGAAACCCAAGTGTGTGTCGCCAAGCCTGCTTTGGTTGCACTGGCCATGTCACCCTCCCAGAGCCCCCAGAGGTAAACACCAAGTCAACCATGTGACCCAAACACCAAATGAGGGCATGTTGAGGGTTTAGGTctccttttcctgccttctctctgaCTTCTCCCAAGCTTTTACCCCATTAAAAAGTCAAATTCTTTGTCTAACCTCTGAGCTTTAAACAGCTCCTGAGGAAACACATGCCAGACCTACCTTTCAGCCCATTCCTATGTGAGCCTGGTCTCGAGCTTTGTCAACCTGAAAGGACTTACAAGACTGGCCACCA from Phocoena phocoena chromosome 16, mPhoPho1.1, whole genome shotgun sequence includes the following:
- the ZNF488 gene encoding zinc finger protein 488 — protein: MAAGKGALRSPSAEKRWRLSEPEQGWGLKPVLLEKTNCLGSEAVPGSGGRDEACAEMALSAAPGELRLGKLRPRKACWEQGQSAFMEVPRLKKRLGGRQAQERVHSGPAGQPGPQKLTLDNPRDPASITCFSVGPSGAHGEQRSAFSKPTRSPAGRPGPASVFQAGGPVDTLGELLGLINTVDVRCWDRLSNSKLLVGDFWNLQMVPPNARLCGTFLGDPMLWLKHATAQMPTPLSCSSTASWALLPPTLASLGLSTQNWCAKCNLSFRLTSDLVFHMRSHHKKEHVGPDLHSKRLREEALTCPVCHEYFRERHHLSRHMTSHS